A genome region from Triticum aestivum cultivar Chinese Spring chromosome 2B, IWGSC CS RefSeq v2.1, whole genome shotgun sequence includes the following:
- the LOC123043401 gene encoding ribulose bisphosphate carboxylase small subunit, chloroplastic 2-like has product MRGVAKLAIASPPSNSRAMAPAVMASSATTVAPFQGLKSTAGLPVSRRSGSAGLSSVSNGGRIRCMQVWPIEGIKKFETLSYLPPLSTEALLKQVDYLIRSKWVPCLEFSKVGFVFREHNSSPGYYDGRYWTMWKLPMFGCTDATQVLSEVEEVKKEYPDAYVRVIGFDNMRQVQCVSFIAFRPPGCEESGKA; this is encoded by the exons ATGAGGGGTGTAGCCAAGCTAGCTATCGCCTCCCCACCTAGCAATTCACGTGCCATGGCCCCAGCCGTGATGGCATCGTCCGCCACCACCGTCGCGCCCTTCCAGGGGCTCAAGTCGACCGCCGGCCTCCCCGTCAGCCGCCGCTCCGGCAGCGCCGGTCTCAGCAGCGTCAGCAATGGCGGAAGGATCAGATGCATGCAG GTGTGGCCGATTGAGGGCATCAAGAAGTTCGAGACCCTGTCTTACTTGCCACCCCTCTCCACGGAGGCCCTCCTAAAGCAGGTCGACTACCTGATCCGCTCCAAGTGGGTGCCCTGCCTCGAGTTCAGCAAGGTTGGCTTCGTCTTCCGTGAGCACAACAGCTCCCCCGGCTACTACGACGGTCGATACTGGACAATGTGGAAGCTGCCTATGTTCGGGTGCACCGACGCAACGCAGGTGCTCAGCGAGGTGGAGGAGGTCAAGAAGGAGTACCCTGATGCCTATGTCCGCGTCATCGGCTTCGACAACATGCGCCAGGTGCAGTGCGTCAGCTTCATTGCCTTCAGGCCACCAGGCTGCGAGGAATCTGGCAAGGCCTAA